A DNA window from Vigna unguiculata cultivar IT97K-499-35 chromosome 10, ASM411807v1, whole genome shotgun sequence contains the following coding sequences:
- the LOC114165263 gene encoding uncharacterized protein LOC114165263, whose translation MINTISLSYMVHVRTISRGAIILFSIMMLLFDKTHSIVLEPDENHIKSATFLSENFEVGPGKIVVKTLLDIDFPRGHIGVKSFDVEVVDEDGNSVPLYETYLHHWFAVKYIENITMSQYIKQSHDLRNGIEFERNDGACQGFLLPHYWGLGAESRGTSSNLPDPFAIELGNPTKIKHGFKEKWLFSIMVIDTRGTQDRKGCTECRCKLMNLPKDFYNVTTGINGQLLPRNYKGGLFCCQDNVQCKLRNGFRGPTRKLSLRYKIKWVDWDENQVPLKFYILDSTDHVRSNGSTPIHDCQAEYTIPRNHYNDIPHIKKANIPMTKGGYLVYGTAHMHTGVVNVTLYGQDGRVLCTSNPKYGTGKEAGNEKGYLVGMSVCYPKPGSIKIEDGEILTLESVYENKFRTGAMGHFYIYLADQISI comes from the exons ATGATCAACACAATATCTCTTTCTTATATG GTTCATGTGAGGACTATCTCTAGAGGagcaataattttattttcaataatgatGTTGCTATTTGACAAAACTCACTCAATTGTTTTAGAGCCTGATGAAAATCATATAAAGTCAGCTACTTTTTTGtctgaaaattttgaagtgGGACCAGGAAAAATTGTGGTGAAAACATTATTAGATATTGACTTTCCAAGGGGTCACATTggggtcaaaagttttgatgttGAAGTAgttgatgaagatggtaattCAGTACCGTTGTATGAAACTTACCTTCACCATTGGTTTGctgtaaaatatattgaaaacatTACCATGTCACAGTACATTAAACAATCTCATGACCTTCGCAATGGTATCGAATTTGAAAGAAATGATGGTGCATGCCAAGGTTTTTTACTTCCACATTATTGGGGCTTGGGAGCAGAATCACGGGGAACATCTTCAAATCTTCCAGATCCTTTTGCAATTGAATTAGGTAATCCTACGAAAATAAAGCATGGGTTTAAAGAAAAATGGTTGTTTAGCATCATGGTTATTGATACACGTGGAACACAAGATAGAAAAGGTTGTACAGAGTGCAGGTGTAAGCTTATGAATCTCCCAAAGGACTTTTACAATGTCACAACGGGCATTAATGGTCAATTGTTGCCTAGAAATTATAAAGGAGGACTCTTTTGTTGTCAAGATAACGTACAATGCAAATTAAGAAATGGTTTTCGTGGCCCAACGAGAAAGCTTTCCCTAAGATACAAAATAAAGTGGGTTGATTGGGATGAAAACCAAGTGCCTCTTAAGTTCTACATACTTGATTCAACTGATCATGTAAGATCAAACGGTTCTACACCAATTCATGATTGTCAG GCAGAGTATACGATCCCGAGAAATCATTACAATGACATCCCTCATATTAAGAAAGCAAACATACCAATGACAAAAGGTGGTTATCTTGTATATGGCACTGCTCATATGCACACCGGTGTTGTTAATGTTACTCTATATGGACAg GATGGAAGGGTTTTATGCACTTCAAATCCAAAATACGGAACTGGaaaagaagcaggaaatgaaaAGGGTTACCTAGTTGGAATGTCAGTTTGTTATCCTAAACCCGGTTCTATCAAGATCGAAGATGGTGAAATTCTAACACTAGAATCCGTATATGAAAACAAGTTTCGTACCGGAGCTATGGGGCATTTCTACATTTACTTGGCAGACCAAATAAGTATTTGA